The following coding sequences are from one Salvia hispanica cultivar TCC Black 2014 chromosome 3, UniMelb_Shisp_WGS_1.0, whole genome shotgun sequence window:
- the LOC125210353 gene encoding uncharacterized protein LOC125210353 has protein sequence MPTDTDDALVDTEPWSYFTQQEIDEMLYNQQQRAAKTEKTVMTHNFDQENFARQQTALNKSLDKTLTDLTAAIKQQIPIQIGQPPSPSPSRGWKFPPSITVKPFGFDPESHPKLKSDAPRFNGDHVTSWIRKIKKFYNHNFTPLADRLYLTSFLFDDPAADWMSYWEDNVDDKNWDEFLLAVKQRFDLDLYEDYVGRLATLQQTSTVEAYQTTFESYLQKVSHVGDATLTSLFIAGLNAPIKQELLTHRPNTLQEAFALAQQLAACHTMTTAGSSPAQQRSTWSGRSGRSSHNTAPAGKHVQPSPRPNKEGQPPTDLPIVKISAAEREDRTKRGLCWYCPEKYSRSHVCNTRFYALMGVDDDEDTTGTGSAADSDDDAENMVITGDVSSVHVISPKIRPRSIRLKGLINDATVIVLIDGGSSHNFIKPTIAEKLSLPLHSIKPFRVFVGNGESLRCSYVCLGTPIILQGHKFTIDLFVLPVEGPDIILGVQWLQDLGDVTKNYRSLTMKFELDNKSIELQGDGADLRPISYHHLFSLIIHAHDLELFEVFPITSPTAPSASQPEPTDPVLCHTLNQFASVFEMPSTLPPARRWDHRIHLNPSAKPVNVRPYRYPYFQKNEIERQELEMLKQRVIQHSTNPFSSPVLLVRKKDGTFQFCVDYRALNVATTPDHFPISTADELFDELHAARRSPS, from the coding sequence atgCCAACCGATACTGATGACGCCCTTGTCGACACCGAGCCTTGGTCCTACTTCACACAACAGGAAATTGACGAGATGTTGTACAACCAACAGCAGCGTGCTGCTAAAACAGAGAAGACGGTGATGACGCACAATTTCGACCAGGAGAACTTTGCCCGACAACAAACGGCTCTCAACAAGTCCTTGGACAAAACCTTAACGGATTTAACAGCCGCGATCAAACAACAGATTCCGATCCAAATTGGGCAGCCACCCTCCCCGTCCCCATCTCGCGGTTGGAAGTTCCCTCCGTCAATAACCGTCAAACCATTTGGTTTTGATCCCGAGTCACATCCAAAACTCAAGTCGGATGCCCCTCGTTTCAACGGAGACCATGTTACGAGTTGGATTCGCAAGATTAAGAAGTTTTATAACCATAACTTCACACCTTTGGCGGATCGTCTTTATTTGACGTCGTTTCTGTTTGATGACCCGGCTGCCGATTGGATGAGTTACTGGGAGGACAACGTCGATGACAAGAATTGGGATGAATTTTTGTTGGCAGTTAAACAAAGATTCGACTTGGATCTTTATGAAGATTATGTGGGCCGCCTCGCAACGCTGCAACAGACCTCCACCGTCGAGGCGTATCAAACCACCTTTGAGTCCTATCTGCAGAAGGTCTCTCACGTCGGCGACGCGACACTTACCTCACTATTCATCGCAGGGCTCAACGCTCCTATCAAACAGGAACTACTCACGCATCGCCCGAATACTCTGCAGGAAGCCTTTGCATTGGCACAACAACTAGCAGCCTGCCACACGATGACCACCGCGGGTTCTTCACCCGCACAACAGCGATCTACATGGTCCGGCCGCAGTGGTCGCTCAAGTCACAATACCGCCCCTGCTGGAAAGCATGTCCAACCATCTCCGAGACCAAACAAAGAAGGTCAACCACCTACTGACTTGCCGATTGTCAAGATCTCTGCCGCTGAACGCGAGGACCGAACCAAGCGAGGGCTGTGCTGGTATTGCCCCGAGAAATACTCTCGTTCTCACGTGTGCAACACACGTTTCTATGCCCTCATGGGTGTAGACGACGATGAAGATACAACTGGCACCGGTTCTGCCGCAGATTCTGATGACGATGCTGAGAATATGGTGATTACAGGGGACGTTTCTAGTGTGCACGTTATCAGTCCTAAGATCAGACCGCGGTCCATCCGGCTCAAGGGATTGATCAACGACGCAACAGTGATAGTGCTGATCGATGGTGGCAGCTcgcataattttataaagcCCACCATCGCTGAAAAGTTAAGTCTTCCCTTGCACTCCATTAAACCCTTTCGCGTATTCGTTGGAAATGGAGAATCTTTGCGATGCTCTTATGTGTGTTTGGGTACACCTATTATTTTGCAGGGCCACAAGTTCACTATTGATCTATTCGTACTGCCAGTGGAAGGACCCGACATCATTTTGGGTGTCCAATGGCTTCAGGATCTGGGAGATGTCACTAAAAATTATCGCAGCCTAACTATGAAGTTTGAGCTTGACAACAAATCTATAGAGCTGCAAGGCGATGGGGCTGATTTGCGACCAATATCATACCACCACTTGTTCTCTCTTATCATTCATGCCCATGACTTGGAGCTCTTTGAGGTGTTCCCTATCACCTCCCCAACAGCTCCATCCGCTTCTCAACCAGAGCCTACCGACCCTGTACTCTGCCACACCCTCAACCAGTTTGCATCGGTGTTTGAGATGCCCTCAACACTCCCTCCAGCGCGCCGATGGGACCACAGAATACACCTCAATCCCTCCGCCAAGCCAGTGAATGTAAGGCCGTATCGGTACCCTTACTTTCAAAAAAATGAGATCGAGAGACAAGAGTTAGAAATGTTAAAGCAAAGAGTGATACAACACAGTACCAACCCGTTTTCATCCCCGGTCCTATTAGTCCGCAAAAAGGATGGCACTTTTCAGTTTTGTGTGGATTACAGGGCTCTAAATGTGGCAACAACGCCGGATCATTTTCCGATCTCGACAGCAGATGAGTTATTTGACGAGCTGCATGCTGCCCGACGTTCTCCAAGCTAG